A stretch of the Nitratifractor salsuginis DSM 16511 genome encodes the following:
- a CDS encoding tetratricopeptide repeat protein has product MRKYLIAGFFLSVWLLAAGVDKGQVDEGVRLFKAKKFDRSYKLLLPAARAGDARAQFYLGLLYDMGSIRLMDKNRAVEWYRKAAEQGYADAQYDMGVMFSKGEGIYKDLEEARHWYEKAAAQGQGYALYNLGVVWDRGYGVTPDFDKARGYYERAAAKGIAKAAYNLANHYYKGKGVPKDLSKAFHYYRQAAKLGHAAAQFHLGWLYQQGEGVERNATLAKRWYRESAINGSREGAWNYGLMLEREGSPEAGYWKKRGKPNDGE; this is encoded by the coding sequence ATGAGAAAATATTTGATTGCGGGATTTTTTCTGAGTGTCTGGCTTTTGGCTGCCGGAGTGGATAAGGGGCAGGTGGATGAGGGGGTTCGGCTTTTCAAGGCGAAAAAGTTTGACCGCTCCTATAAATTACTGCTTCCGGCTGCCAGGGCGGGGGATGCCAGAGCGCAGTTCTATCTGGGGCTGCTCTACGATATGGGTTCGATCCGGCTGATGGATAAAAACCGGGCGGTGGAGTGGTACCGCAAAGCGGCAGAACAGGGTTATGCCGATGCCCAATACGATATGGGGGTGATGTTCTCCAAAGGGGAGGGGATCTACAAGGATCTCGAAGAGGCACGCCATTGGTATGAAAAGGCGGCTGCCCAGGGGCAGGGCTATGCTCTTTACAACCTAGGGGTGGTCTGGGACAGGGGCTACGGGGTCACGCCGGATTTCGACAAAGCCCGCGGCTATTACGAGCGGGCCGCCGCCAAGGGGATCGCCAAAGCCGCCTACAACCTGGCCAATCACTACTACAAGGGCAAAGGGGTCCCCAAAGACCTCTCCAAAGCATTTCATTATTACCGGCAGGCCGCCAAACTGGGCCACGCCGCGGCGCAGTTTCACCTGGGCTGGCTCTATCAGCAGGGCGAAGGGGTCGAGCGCAACGCGACCTTGGCGAAGCGCTGGTACCGTGAATCGGCAATCAACGGCAGCCGGGAGGGGGCCTGGAACTATGGGCTGATGTTGGAGCGTGAGGGGAGTCCCGAGGCGGGGTATTGGAAAAAGCGGGGGAAACCGAATGACGGGGAGTGA